One genomic segment of Paenibacillus xylanexedens includes these proteins:
- the ispG gene encoding flavodoxin-dependent (E)-4-hydroxy-3-methylbut-2-enyl-diphosphate synthase — MYLRQDTRPVKVGNVTIGGSNEVIIQSMCTTKTADVEATVAEILRLEEAGCQVVRVTVNNEEAAAAIKEIKKRINIPLVADIHFNYKLALLAIENGIDKVRINPGNIGKRAKVEEVVKACKDRGIPIRIGVNAGSLENHLLEKYGYPTADAMVESALYHIGILEELDFHDIIVSLKASDVPMAIEAYTKAAQIIPYPLHLGITEAGTLFSGTIKSSAGMGALLSMGIGSTMRISLSADPVEEIKVARDLLKTFGLITNAATLISCPTCGRLDIDLFSIANEVEEYISKLKVPIKVSVLGCAVNGPGEAKEADIGIAGARGEGLLFRHGKMIRKVPEEIMVEELKKEIDKIVEAYEETGVIPGRSH; from the coding sequence ATGTATTTAAGACAGGATACACGTCCCGTGAAAGTGGGAAACGTAACGATCGGTGGCAGTAACGAAGTCATTATCCAAAGTATGTGTACAACCAAAACGGCAGACGTTGAAGCAACGGTTGCAGAGATTCTGCGACTGGAAGAAGCGGGTTGTCAAGTGGTACGGGTAACGGTGAATAATGAGGAAGCTGCCGCAGCCATCAAGGAAATCAAAAAACGCATTAATATACCGCTCGTAGCGGACATTCATTTCAACTATAAGCTGGCTTTACTTGCGATTGAGAACGGCATTGATAAAGTTCGGATTAATCCAGGTAACATCGGTAAACGTGCTAAAGTGGAAGAAGTGGTTAAGGCTTGTAAAGACCGCGGTATTCCGATTCGGATTGGAGTAAATGCGGGGTCTTTGGAAAACCATCTCCTTGAGAAGTATGGGTATCCTACGGCAGATGCTATGGTAGAAAGTGCATTGTATCACATTGGTATTTTGGAAGAGCTTGATTTCCATGATATCATCGTGTCTCTCAAAGCTTCGGATGTGCCGATGGCGATTGAGGCGTATACCAAAGCAGCTCAAATCATTCCGTATCCGTTGCATCTCGGGATTACCGAAGCAGGTACACTGTTCTCTGGTACGATCAAAAGCTCCGCAGGTATGGGAGCTCTATTGTCCATGGGTATTGGTTCAACGATGCGTATCTCACTGAGTGCGGACCCGGTAGAAGAAATCAAGGTTGCTCGTGATCTGCTCAAAACATTTGGACTCATTACAAATGCAGCCACATTGATCTCCTGCCCAACGTGTGGACGTTTGGACATCGACCTGTTCTCCATTGCCAACGAAGTGGAAGAGTATATCTCCAAACTGAAGGTGCCGATTAAAGTATCGGTGTTGGGTTGTGCGGTTAATGGTCCAGGTGAGGCCAAAGAAGCGGATATCGGAATTGCCGGTGCTCGTGGAGAAGGTCTTTTGTTCCGTCACGGCAAGATGATCCGTAAAGTGCCTGAAGAAATCATGGTTGAGGAATTAAAAAAAGAGATCGACAAAATCGTCGAAGCCTACGAAGAGACAGGTGTTATTCCTGGTCGTTCGCACTGA
- the lonB gene encoding ATP-dependent protease LonB yields the protein MEFGMVIMLIQLFFGVVIGLYFWNLLRGQKTNRSAVERESRKELEKLRKLRSISLTKPLSEKTRPATINDIVGQKDGLRALKAALCSANPQHVIIYGPPGVGKTAAARVVLEEAKKNPTSPFKPDAKFTELDATTARFDERGIADPLIGSVHDPIYQGAGAMGVAGIPQPKPGAVTKAHGGMLFIDEIGELHSIQMNKLLKVLEDRKVFLESAYYNSEDTHTPAYIHDIFQNGLPADFRLVGATTRSPHELPPALRSRCMEVYFRPLLPEEIGRIAEDAVQKIGFSPCPDAVDVVKRYATNGREAVNIIQLAAGLALTEKRETLQASDVEWVAGSSQIQPRPDRKVPTQPQVGFVNGLAVYGPNMGTILEIEVSAVPALKDQGRINITGVVDEEEIGGGSRTLRRKSMAKGSVENVLTVLKAMGIRPNDYDLHVNFPGGTPIDGPSAGIAMATAITSAIQRRPVDHETAMTGEISIHGRVKPIGGVLAKVEAAFQAGAKTVIIPAENWQSIFENLDGLRVIPVDTVQDVFREVFAWVPESQQMEQTKLAEETVAPAPEIFPPASASYLRADVPRPGQVTDSGSC from the coding sequence ATGGAATTTGGTATGGTCATCATGTTGATTCAGTTATTTTTTGGAGTGGTGATTGGTTTGTATTTCTGGAACCTGCTGCGTGGTCAGAAAACAAACCGCAGTGCCGTTGAGCGTGAATCTCGCAAGGAACTGGAGAAGCTGCGCAAGCTGCGTTCGATCTCACTCACCAAGCCGTTGTCGGAGAAGACGCGTCCAGCTACCATTAACGATATTGTTGGGCAAAAAGACGGGCTGCGTGCCCTTAAAGCTGCTTTGTGCAGTGCTAATCCGCAACATGTTATCATTTATGGCCCTCCCGGAGTCGGGAAGACAGCTGCGGCAAGGGTCGTTTTGGAAGAGGCTAAGAAGAATCCAACATCTCCTTTCAAGCCAGACGCGAAATTCACGGAGTTGGATGCAACAACAGCTCGTTTTGATGAACGTGGTATTGCGGACCCCTTAATTGGTTCGGTTCATGATCCGATATATCAGGGAGCAGGAGCTATGGGCGTTGCTGGTATTCCCCAACCAAAACCGGGCGCTGTGACGAAAGCGCATGGGGGAATGCTTTTTATTGATGAGATTGGTGAATTACATTCGATTCAGATGAATAAGCTGTTGAAAGTATTGGAGGATCGCAAGGTGTTTTTGGAGAGTGCGTACTATAACTCGGAAGACACGCATACTCCTGCTTATATCCACGATATTTTTCAAAATGGCCTGCCGGCCGATTTCCGCCTTGTTGGAGCAACGACACGTTCGCCTCATGAACTGCCACCAGCTTTGCGTTCCCGCTGCATGGAAGTTTATTTCCGACCTTTGTTGCCTGAGGAGATTGGGCGAATTGCAGAGGATGCTGTTCAGAAAATAGGGTTCAGTCCATGTCCGGATGCCGTTGATGTGGTCAAGCGATATGCAACCAATGGACGTGAAGCGGTCAATATCATCCAGCTGGCTGCTGGACTTGCGCTGACAGAGAAGCGTGAGACGCTTCAGGCGTCTGATGTGGAGTGGGTGGCGGGTAGCAGTCAGATTCAGCCACGGCCTGATCGGAAGGTCCCTACACAGCCGCAGGTGGGTTTTGTTAACGGCTTGGCGGTATACGGACCGAATATGGGAACCATTTTGGAGATCGAAGTATCTGCTGTTCCGGCTCTTAAAGATCAAGGCCGAATTAACATTACAGGCGTTGTGGATGAAGAAGAGATTGGAGGCGGTTCGCGTACACTCCGGCGAAAAAGTATGGCCAAAGGCTCGGTTGAAAATGTGTTAACCGTATTAAAAGCCATGGGTATTCGTCCGAATGATTACGATTTACACGTGAATTTCCCAGGTGGGACGCCTATTGATGGTCCATCCGCCGGGATTGCGATGGCGACTGCCATTACATCAGCCATTCAGAGGCGTCCTGTGGATCATGAGACAGCGATGACTGGCGAGATCAGTATTCATGGTCGGGTTAAGCCTATCGGTGGCGTGCTGGCCAAGGTCGAGGCTGCCTTTCAGGCAGGAGCGAAGACCGTTATTATTCCTGCGGAGAACTGGCAGTCCATTTTTGAGAATCTGGATGGCTTGCGCGTTATCCCGGTAGATACGGTGCAGGATGTATTCCGTGAAGTGTTCGCCTGGGTTCCGGAATCACAACAGATGGAACAAACGAAGCTTGCAGAGGAGACAGTTGCACCTGCACCGGAGATTTTTCCACCGGCATCCGCTTCCTATTTGCGTGCGGACGTGCCTCGTCCAGGACAGGTTACAGATTCGGGAAGCTGCTAA